The nucleotide window TTTCGGAACTAGGGTGTTGTCATGAGATAAACCTAAAATGACTGCCGTTAAGTACAACTTCCTTAGTTTTATCTTGTATAAAATGACTAACTCTGAAGTGATTCACAAACTCCAGCTTAAAAGATTGCTGTATATTTATACAGTCATTCAAAACAGTAGGACTTTGTGACGGTTTCTTTTGTTTCCGTGTTTAATTTCTAGGGAAGTTCAGCCCTCAAGACCCCAACACCATGAATTCAGTGTCAGCACAGTTGATCCTAGTCCTCACTTCACTGCTCCTGAGCCTGCCTGTTGTTGAAGCTGTAGCAGCAGGAGATGCGATTGCACTCTTGCTAGGAGTGGTTCTCAGCATTACTGGCATTTGTGCTTGCTTGGGGATATACGCAAGAAAGCGAAATGGACAGATGTGACTTTGAAGGACTCTTCTGAATTAGACTTCCCCCTGACCAGACGGAAAACCATTGTGCTATTGCTGTTCCCAGCCagagggttacagttaagagGATGATTTCACGTTTACTTGGTGGTTTTTCCTAAGATGGGAGtatgtggggtgggtgggatgaGGACTTTCCAACAAAGAGTGCACTAAGAAAACggcctgtggtttgtatttgCTGCTTAGAAGGGGGTCAAGGAAGGCTTAAATTTGCATAAGCATTATTTCATGCTTTCTAGATTGTTAAAGCACATGACATTGGAGGAAAAAAGTATTTGTTCAGAATCTAGTAAATCAACATTGTTGCTGTATTAATCACTGCCTCTTGAATTCTGGGGGAATCTTTTTCTccgtattttttgttgttgttctatctCCCTAGTTGATATTATACTTAGATATTAAATAGCCAAAAATGGAAACTTTTATGTCTGAGAAAAAGGTTAACTAAAATGTACTCAACATGTCTAATTCTAAAATGGAGAGAagatttgttaaaaaaataataactttataTTAATTGAGTAACATCTCCTTTGTGAGGAGTACTCTATCAAATACATATCCATTATGCCATAAGTGAATCTGGTTATTTTGGTCTGTTTGTATCTATGTGTGGACtagttgtttttaaatgaatagagAGAGCCTGGTTACCTTACCTTAACAGATCACAGTGGATGAGAAATGAGCATCTTTGGGATAGGAGAGGCCTCTGGTAGAAAATCTACAAGTACAGAAAGAAATGTATTGGCTGCATTGATTTGTACACCAGCTAAATAAATGGGCACACCTTCTTTGCCATAGTAATTTAAAGAGTCCCCAAACGAACAGATTACATACAGAGGTTCTGAATGCACATTGTTGGGCCCTGGACAAACTTTTGGGCAAAATCTGTATTTTGAATGTTACTTTAAGTTCAAGGAAAACTACTCAAGCCTGTTAGAACTCAAGAATCACTTCGGATCCTTATGTTCCACCAGAATTTCAGTTCCTAGGTCTCTCTGTAGTGTATAGCAGTGAGGAAAGTGGGACCTGGAACTCATGCTTGGCAAGGGTCTTCAGGCCTTTAAGTCAGAAGATTCGACTGGAATGAAATAGTCTTGGTAAATTAGACCATGTTTTCAATGAAAGTGGATAATCAAGTTGTCCCCAAAAATGTGTTGTCCAATCTCTAGCTCTCCAGATAGCCTTAGGCGCCTTGACTTCTGTCAGGAAGCAGGCTGTGGCCAATAAAATCCAGTATGTAGAGCCTTTCCCCAAGTGAAGAGCTGTGGCATGCCCGAGTGTTTTGATGGACAGTCAAAGGAGTGCTTACATTACAGAGACATGGAACCAGATAGGTTTACTGGTTTGGGAGGTATTTTATCTTTCACCAGAGAAGACGCCAACAGTCTTTATTGGGGTCAATTGGCAGTTACTAGAACTTGTTTGAGCATGCTTAGGAAACAAGACCAGTGGCAAGAGAGTTGTCATCTTTGTACACTGGCTCACTGCAGCTGATTCAGAGAAAGGCTGCTTTCTTGCCCCTGCGTGTCTCTCTCAGCTTTTCCACTAGGATGGGACAAATCTAATGTAAAGCATATTTTAAATCACAGTTGTTTAGTTACCTCCAGGTACTATTTTTGGAATATTCAAAATGAGACTACAAGAAAATAGTCTTTACTGACAGTGTGTTTCCAAAAGTACTCCAAAGAATGTTTTTGTAAACTGCCATTTCCTATTTTATCCTTAaaagcagaagtgtgtgtgtgttgggggggggggggacgactttCTAAAAATAGATTCGCTGGGCCATGGAGATGactggataaaggtgcttgcatTTACTGATGACTCAAGCTCGATCCTCAGtatccacatagtggaaggagagaaccagttcccacaAGTGACAACATTTATCTCCATACATGTTCCATTATATGGGCATACTCCCAACCCCTGACTTAtcactaaataattattatttaatgtactaaaaaaaaaaaa belongs to Onychomys torridus chromosome 3, mOncTor1.1, whole genome shotgun sequence and includes:
- the Smim30 gene encoding small integral membrane protein 30, translated to MNSVSAQLILVLTSLLLSLPVVEAVAAGDAIALLLGVVLSITGICACLGIYARKRNGQM